Genomic DNA from Oryza sativa Japonica Group chromosome 5, ASM3414082v1:
AAAATGGTGAGAGcaagtttatttttttgggCTGGAACTCCTGTGATGAATCATGGTTTGCTCGACCAGGGGATGCGTCtatcatggatgttctggagggGAAACAGAGTCAAGCAAATGTCAATGTTGGAACACTAAATAACATGAATAACTTGGAACATAATTTAACATGAATGCATTGTCATGAAAGCCTACTAATTTTCACGAATAATTGAGCAATCCGAACTGACAGTTGCTCATTAGAAACTTAGACATGCTCTAAAAGCtagccaaaaatattttcaaaattctAACAGTACAGAAATTCATAAGCAAATGAGAGTTGCGATCTGAACTCTCAAGCAGTTGAGTAGCACACAGTTGGTACTAATAACATTCCAAGATGCAAATTGGGATACCTTGGAGAAGGCAAGGGGGAAAGAAGAGCTTTCTGCTGGCTAGTTTGATACTGCAGTGTGGCCTCCAACATTGTCTCTGCCATTACAGCCCTGTTCTCCATTTTCGCGAGTGAAGCCATAGCTTCCTCATACTTTTCCTGCATATGTGTCAGGATCCGATGAGAGCCcaatattacaaaaatatagaaaataagTATACAAATATGTTTTAAGGGCACAACATATGTATATGTCACAGTATTTGCATGTGTGCATGTAAATGTACGTGACTACCGTTTTGGTTAGTTCAGataaaaatactccctccagttaTAGATATTTGATGCTTAGGACAAGattttgatcaaacttttaaaattccGACCATGAAATTTCTTAAATACTTAgttttaaaacaaaaaaatgatACACGTATATTTGCTTCAAAAAGTACTATCATAATATCATAAGCTTATTggattttataaacttattctaatataaaattgattGTTGGAATTTATAAGTTTGACTGAACCTTGTCCtgagtgtcaaatatttaggaccGGAAGGAGTAAGTGATTTTAAGAGAGAAAATATGATCTCAGAAGGATGGACCGAGCTTGTTGACTGACTAACCTGCAGCACATTAACAGCGTATCTCTGAGCTGCGGCATCCTGCTCAGCAGAGATGCGTGCTTCCTCTGCAATTTTCAGTTCTTGTTCCACTCGCAACAGTACCTTCAATATAATTTCTGGTGAGTGGACATGCCATGGTAGAAAGATACATCTATAAAAACTAATGGGTCAACTGTACCTGACACATTGCTTGCTCTTGTTCCTGCTTATCCAATAGGGTTTGTCTTAGTTCAGACAATTCTTGTTCCGACTGCTCAACCTAAAAGAGAAGAGGGACATTCAAACACACTTATGTTAGAAAATTAGATATCTTTAGCTCATAGGATGAATTATGATATACTGGTGTTGGTTATGATTTGGATATTTCAAAATAAAGTGCCTCTACTAGATAAATCTTGCACCATTTATAATTTGGTAGAATGATTATTTCTAAAACACTGTTATATATACTTGAAATAAAGAACATGGTGAAATTTATTTCTGTGGCATAGTTGCATTGTAAACGCCATCTCTGAACTTGCAATCTGACTATTGGCACAAAGGAACACCTCCTTATACAAAAGTTTAGTTATCTGGCTATACCTTTGCACTTAATTGCCGCCTATTATCTTGCTTGACCATTTCCATCAATGCCGTCTCTAGTTCATCAGCTCTGGATatcaaaaagaagaaaattggAATTAATACTTCAGACTGGTAGACAACCAGATCAGGACTCAAGGACTGATACGGGTAAATTAGCCATAAATCTATTTAAAAGCAAAGTCGCATAAGATGGTTCCAGCAACCTATGACAGAATGCATGTATATTTCTCATTTTGAAATAATGAAAAACGACTTTCCAGCAAATTATGACAATATCAAATTATGAAATGTAAAACATACCTGAGAACAGCTGACCTTCTCTCCTCTAGCAATCGGCATAATTCAAACTTCAGCCAAGAGATCTAATGTAAGAAGAGTAAATCAGACAAGAAGATCTGCTGTAGTAAAACTGATTCCCATAGAAGATATGAAGTAATAAAAATAATTCAGATAAAGGATATGCAGTAATGAAACTGGTTCGTATCAGAAGATCTGCAGGGATTCAAACTAGAAACTACAGTAGCCACTTCAGGTATAGAGAACAATTTACTAAATCTAATTACTATGATGAGATGGCTACCTGGTCCTTTGGGTCCGGTAAAGCTTCAATCTCAGAACTGACTGTCAGACCGCCATACATATCATCCATATTTCCAGAATCACTTTGGTTGGCATTCCCATCTCCCACATCACTCATCTGATCTTGCGAATCACTTATTGACACCAGTGGTTCAGGATCATGTTTGAAATTATAGAGCTTTGATGCAAGACCGTTGGTGTCCAAGGCACCTAGACCTTTTGCTCTTTCTTCCATTGAAGATAGAACAGATGGCCGATGCTTATTCCTTAACTCTTGCAATCCTGTTTCATCTACAGACTGATATCCCATGCGAGCTGTCAAGACAAGCTGGCTGCTGTCAAAAGTGGAGCCAGCTAAAGACTGCAAAAGTGTAACTGCATCACCGGCATCTTTTGTGGTCACAAGTGCAGGACCTGCAATCAAGAAAAATATCAGTACCTAGCTAGCCCACGAGATGAAACTACTTATTGTCGTTTTATTTTAGGAAACTATGAGAATCAGAAGCATTCCCAGTACCATAAAACTCAAGTAGTGCAAGAGCTGTCCGGAATAGCATCACACGATTCCCATCAAACAGAAGGACATCCCAGACACGGAGAACTGAAAATGTTCAAACAACATATAGAAATAAACATGGTGTCATTTTTCTTCCAAGCAGAATATGTACGAGGCTGTTACACCAAACAAGGTTATGCTTACATAGATAATAGATGTaacaaataataaatttaactgATAGTAGTGTAGACATTTTCAACAATTCCGAGCAATGCCACAGCCATCATCCGAGACAAAAGGAAAACATGGTAATACTTTCGAACTTTTTGTGGGGACCAAGGGCTCGTCTTACTACTTCTCCCTACTTACAAAGATAACTTGGATCTGCATCATCTACCTCTGACCCCCAAGGGGGTTATAGTTGACTAGACTAGTTCACATATCCAGCAAGTCAGAATGGAATAATAAATACTAGTAAGATAATGTagtatcaatgtgctttgtggaGGTAACTATGTAGGCTTTTCTTAGATAATTATAAACTGGCCACCGCATCTAAGATACACAAAGCCACAATCAATCAATTACAATAGTTTCACACCATTTTGGAAAGATACACAACAAGTTCCACAAGTATTTAAGAGAAACACAAAATTTCAACTTGCACATATCCAGTTGTTATATCTCCACCAATGGCTTAGCTAAGGTATAAATTAAAAATGGGGTTTCCTACAAGAAACAAACATGAAAGAACAACAAAGGTAAAAATCTAACCACTCTCCCAAGGAAGCACATTGGTGAAAATGGATAGGAACCATGGTCCAGTAACCCATGCAACTTGAAGACCAAGGTAATCCAGGTGATTTGCTGCACAAAAAAGGAAATCAgcttttaattattatatttttgaagTTACTAGCTAAATGAGGCACGCCACACCAATATATCATATTTGCAATAAGTTGCGAACCTAGTTTTGGGAATTTTTCTCGTACCAACTCCTCTAAAACAAGCTGATCCACCTGGAAACAACCCAAGGTTCATTTCACATAAGATTGAATCAAACATGCAGTTCCATCTTCCAAGCACTCAAACATGCAACCAACAGAAACCTGGATATGGAAACATCACAATACCTGCGACTCAATCATTTCTTCAGAAAAGTATCCATCAAAATAGTCGTCGATAATTCCTACCAATGTCCTGTTACACCATCAACagctttaaaatattatttaattcAACTATCACAATATTTTATATCAGTGAAAACACACAAATAGTACAACACTTGGCATGAGGGTGTACCAAAATGCATTCTCTTCTGGCATCAATAGAAGTAAGAGACCAGCAAAGAAGTTCATTGCCTACAGTTCACCAATATCCAAGTACAATTGTTACTCAAACTATTTTATCATAACACTTGGAATCAATTGTTGCTACAGAGTTACAAAGAAGCTGACTTCCATCAAGATAAA
This window encodes:
- the LOC4339042 gene encoding uncharacterized protein, which gives rise to MKPKSLPFIAFEHKRDAYGFAVRPQHLQRYKEYAGIYKEEEEERSDRWKNFLERQSEPSGQEEKGEAAGRVVDSSGIGGSSLLQEKIVQGPHKIEIWKPIRPSLGNIEQIMSVRVEEKQSPASGNQDTKDVIHPVKVQEGKLSEDSDDEFYDVDKVETSQEMHSSDSANTGIDNRGQEENFPSMEELECLVHGGLPMALRGELWQAFVGIGVRRVKGYYDSLLVAEGELEDTSGSRSSTSDVAGENTEVSSEKWKGQIEKDLPRTFPGHPALDEDGRNALRRLLLAYARHNPAVGYCQAMNFFAGLLLLLMPEENAFWTLVGIIDDYFDGYFSEEMIESQVDQLVLEELVREKFPKLANHLDYLGLQVAWVTGPWFLSIFTNVLPWESVLRVWDVLLFDGNRVMLFRTALALLEFYGPALVTTKDAGDAVTLLQSLAGSTFDSSQLVLTARMGYQSVDETGLQELRNKHRPSVLSSMEERAKGLGALDTNGLASKLYNFKHDPEPLVSISDSQDQMSDVGDGNANQSDSGNMDDMYGGLTVSSEIEALPDPKDQISWLKFELCRLLEERRSAVLRADELETALMEMVKQDNRRQLSAKVEQSEQELSELRQTLLDKQEQEQAMCQVLLRVEQELKIAEEARISAEQDAAAQRYAVNVLQEKYEEAMASLAKMENRAVMAETMLEATLQYQTSQQKALLSPLPSPRTSMIDASPGRANHDSSQEFQPKKINLLSPFSLSWRDKNKGKQNNVDDSAKLTDAHDQREEITNNNDEKQVETPKLDVLEESMGSPKEDNKSRVEVPKEDSDLASVQVVANDMNGQHEQLQEIKLD